From the Halichoerus grypus chromosome 3, mHalGry1.hap1.1, whole genome shotgun sequence genome, one window contains:
- the BLOC1S4 gene encoding biogenesis of lysosome-related organelles complex 1 subunit 4 produces MEERPAGRGLAREGSEEEEAELQGAAWSGDSGNVSQSHSSASGPWEDEGSELGAPGRDLPLLRRAAAGYAACLLPGAGARPEVEALDASLEDLLTRVDEFVGMLDMLRGDSSHVVSEGVPRIYAKATEMRQVYSKIDRLEAFVGMIGASVARMEEQVARAEAELGAFPSAFRKLLHTISVPSFFNKAPSGRPPQSGYEPPVLFRTEDHFPCCSERPQV; encoded by the coding sequence ATGGAGGAGCGCCCCGCGGGTCGTGGGCTGGCGCGCGAAGGgtcggaggaggaggaggccgagCTCCAAGGAGCTGCCTGGAGCGGGGACAGCGGCAACGTGTCCCAGAGCCACAGCAGCGCGTCGGGGCCGTGGGAGGACGAGGGCTCAGAGCTGGGCGCACCGGGCCGCGATCTGCCGCTGCTGCGCCGCGCCGCCGCGGGCTACGCCGCCTGCCTGCTGCCGGGAGCCGGGGCGCGGCCCGAGGTGGAGGCCCTGGACGCCAGCCTGGAGGACCTGCTCACCAGAGTGGACGAGTTCGTGGGCATGCTGGACATGCTGCGCGGCGACTCCTCCCACGTCGTCAGCGAGGGTGTGCCTCGCATTTACGCCAAGGCCACCGAGATGCGGCAGGTCTACAGCAAGATCGACCGGCTCGAGGCCTTCGTGGGGATGATCGGCGCCAGCGTGGCCAGGATGGAGGAGCAGGTGGCCAGGGCGGAGGCCGAGCTGGGCGCTTTCCCCAGCGCCTTCAGGAAACTGCTGCACACGATCAGCGTGCCCTCCTTCTTCAACAAGGCGCCCTCCGGCAGGCCGCCGCAGAGCGGCTACGAGCCGCCCGTCCTGTTCCGGACCGAAGACCACTTTCCCTGCTGCAGCGAGAGACCCCAGGTGTGA